In Vibrio sp. NTOU-M3, the following proteins share a genomic window:
- a CDS encoding multidrug effflux MFS transporter encodes MKKTPILLAMMIIATGQVGVSIYLPALPLISESLSATQADVQLLVTLYLVGFGLSQLFYGPLSDSIGRRPVFLLGQGIYLIGTLVCVLCSYDLTMLESGRLLQGLGAGSASVLGRSVLRDSYDGAQLTKAFSYISVTASILPILAPVAGGWIASHISWQAIFLFVLVYLLAIYCLGYWVLRETLPYAKRAFRVRSIIQNYSQLLSNPQLYMSASFNWLSYLGSIVSLSVMPFIAQNQLGLSAAEYGSVMIIPSLGLLMGSTMMNILIRYFSRHCLLGGAISIALGAGVWLMMSSVSLFSLILAFTLFSIAQGLSFPISISMLLEPYKENAGSVSALSGSVQMALSGLFGGYLVKTWIGSSECLGIFYVSLAVIMTIVLVLQRRHHQTQQEFA; translated from the coding sequence ATGAAGAAAACCCCGATTTTATTGGCGATGATGATCATTGCAACGGGTCAAGTGGGTGTGAGTATTTATCTACCTGCATTACCCCTTATTAGCGAGAGCTTATCTGCGACCCAAGCTGACGTTCAACTTCTCGTGACACTTTATTTAGTTGGTTTTGGGTTATCGCAGCTGTTTTATGGCCCGTTATCAGACAGTATTGGTCGCCGTCCTGTGTTCTTACTGGGGCAGGGTATTTATCTGATAGGTACACTGGTTTGTGTACTGTGTTCGTATGATTTAACCATGCTAGAGAGTGGTCGATTACTACAAGGCTTAGGAGCGGGTAGTGCTTCCGTTCTTGGGCGAAGCGTGTTGCGAGACAGTTATGACGGGGCTCAATTAACCAAAGCTTTTTCGTATATTTCTGTAACGGCCTCCATTTTGCCAATTCTTGCTCCCGTTGCTGGTGGATGGATAGCTTCTCATATCAGCTGGCAAGCGATATTTCTTTTTGTATTAGTATATTTATTAGCGATTTACTGCCTAGGTTATTGGGTATTGAGAGAAACGCTACCGTATGCGAAGCGAGCGTTTCGGGTTCGTTCCATTATTCAGAACTACTCTCAGCTTCTGTCAAACCCGCAGTTGTATATGAGTGCTAGTTTCAATTGGTTGAGTTACTTAGGATCTATTGTGTCACTGTCGGTGATGCCTTTTATTGCTCAGAACCAACTTGGCCTGAGTGCTGCGGAATATGGTTCGGTAATGATCATTCCTTCATTAGGCTTGCTTATGGGAAGTACCATGATGAACATATTGATTCGGTATTTTAGCCGTCACTGCCTATTAGGTGGCGCGATAAGTATTGCTCTGGGGGCTGGTGTCTGGTTAATGATGAGCTCTGTTTCGTTATTTAGTTTGATCCTTGCTTTTACGCTATTCTCGATCGCACAAGGTTTGTCTTTTCCCATCTCAATCTCGATGTTGCTTGAGCCTTATAAGGAAAATGCAGGGTCGGTGTCTGCACTTTCTGGTTCGGTGCAGATGGCGCTGTCAGGGTTGTTTGGAGGATATCTGGTGAAAACTTGGATTGGATCTTCTGAGTGTTTAGGTATCTTCTATGTTTCTTTGGCGGTCATCATGACTATTGTATTGGTATTGCAGCGTCGACATCATCAAACTCAACAGGAGTTTGCTTGA